One Actinospica robiniae DSM 44927 genomic region harbors:
- a CDS encoding type IV secretory system conjugative DNA transfer family protein has product MGGHRRLTGFLTDPATVLTRFEHAVTHAAPLYGPLCALGIAIVSAGYLVVRGRIRAARHAAYVDGARVITVLAPPKVDARGAEAFWSHLLGLLRPPRTRFWSGQPHLAFEYAWSRAGLQVRIWVPGIVPPLMIERAIVAAWPGAQTRTEDATDAATRLLPTQARAIGGRMVLAKSEVLPLETKHDADPLRPLLSACSGLGVGEYAAVQLLARPVTGRRARTARRQVAALRGGGSGFGPLGALLDLITPGTKARARAGHRAGKAVVLDPAQVAAYRAASVKSASALWDVRLSYAAASTIAGEHEDSPRLRGRAHQIASAFSVYSGANWMARKRLPAAGQVLASRAFHGRGYLLSAGELGALAHLPTDPGAPGLERAGAASISPPPGIQAPDTSAGIKPIGITDAGVKRPVGLAVADARHHLHVMGATGSGKSTLMTNLVLDDVEAGRGVVVVDPKGDMIEDILARLPKRVADRTVLFDADDIKAPPRLNVLQCETVEDRDMVVDNVTGIFSKIFSGFWGPRTDDVFRNACLTLLHHDPTGGSDLGDVAAMLTDRVKRDRATAGIKDEVLQGFWADYDAWTDAHRATVIGPLMNKLRAFLTRSFVRNSIASGASSFDIGDVLDGGLCLVRIPKGVLGEQTAQLLGSLVVAKTWQGASRRARLAQHQRVDAGLYLDECQNFLSLPYPMEDMLAEARGYRLSLTLAHQNLAQLPRDLREGVSANARSKVFFNASPEDSRDLERHTSPLLVAHDLSHLGVYQAAARLVSRGEERSAFTLTTIPLPPEIPGRAQLVRERSREVFGRAPATPDDLPHTNTTPVGADPRD; this is encoded by the coding sequence ATGGGCGGGCACAGACGGCTGACCGGATTCCTCACCGACCCCGCCACGGTCCTGACACGCTTCGAACACGCTGTCACGCACGCCGCGCCGCTGTACGGGCCGCTTTGCGCGCTCGGCATCGCGATCGTGTCGGCCGGCTACCTCGTGGTGCGCGGTCGGATCCGCGCCGCTCGGCACGCTGCGTACGTCGACGGTGCCCGGGTGATCACGGTGCTGGCGCCGCCGAAGGTCGACGCGCGCGGTGCCGAGGCGTTCTGGTCGCACCTGCTGGGCTTGCTGCGTCCCCCTCGTACGCGGTTCTGGTCCGGTCAGCCGCATCTCGCGTTCGAGTACGCCTGGTCGCGCGCCGGGCTGCAGGTGCGCATCTGGGTGCCCGGTATCGTGCCACCGCTGATGATCGAGCGCGCGATCGTCGCGGCCTGGCCCGGCGCCCAGACCCGCACCGAGGATGCGACCGACGCTGCGACCCGCCTGCTTCCAACGCAGGCGAGAGCGATCGGCGGGCGGATGGTGCTGGCGAAGTCCGAGGTGCTTCCGCTCGAGACCAAGCACGACGCGGACCCCCTGCGTCCGCTCCTGTCTGCCTGCTCCGGTCTGGGCGTGGGCGAGTACGCCGCCGTGCAGTTGCTCGCGCGCCCGGTTACGGGCCGCCGCGCCCGCACCGCGCGGCGCCAGGTGGCCGCGCTGCGCGGCGGCGGGAGCGGGTTCGGGCCGCTGGGGGCGCTGCTTGACCTGATCACCCCTGGCACCAAGGCCCGCGCGAGAGCTGGGCACCGGGCCGGTAAGGCCGTGGTGCTCGACCCGGCGCAGGTCGCGGCCTACCGTGCCGCCTCGGTGAAATCCGCTTCGGCGTTGTGGGACGTGCGGCTCTCTTATGCCGCCGCCTCCACGATCGCGGGCGAACATGAGGATTCCCCGCGGCTGCGCGGCCGTGCCCACCAGATCGCCTCGGCCTTCTCCGTGTACTCCGGCGCCAACTGGATGGCGCGCAAGAGGTTGCCGGCCGCCGGCCAGGTGCTCGCCTCCCGGGCCTTCCACGGCCGCGGGTACCTGCTTTCGGCTGGCGAACTTGGCGCGCTCGCGCACCTGCCGACCGATCCCGGTGCTCCGGGCCTGGAACGTGCCGGCGCCGCCTCGATCAGCCCGCCCCCGGGCATTCAGGCCCCGGATACCAGCGCCGGGATCAAGCCGATCGGCATCACGGACGCCGGCGTCAAGCGCCCGGTCGGGCTGGCTGTGGCCGACGCCCGTCACCACCTGCACGTGATGGGCGCCACCGGCTCCGGCAAGTCCACGCTGATGACGAACCTCGTACTCGATGATGTCGAGGCCGGGCGCGGGGTGGTGGTCGTGGACCCGAAGGGCGACATGATCGAGGACATCCTCGCCCGGCTGCCCAAGCGGGTGGCCGACCGCACGGTGCTCTTCGACGCCGACGACATCAAGGCACCGCCCCGGCTGAACGTGCTGCAGTGCGAGACGGTCGAGGACCGCGACATGGTTGTGGACAACGTCACCGGCATCTTCTCGAAGATCTTCTCAGGGTTCTGGGGTCCGCGCACCGACGACGTGTTCCGCAACGCCTGCCTGACCCTGCTGCACCATGACCCGACCGGCGGCAGCGACCTGGGCGATGTCGCGGCGATGCTCACGGACCGGGTCAAACGCGACCGGGCCACCGCCGGGATCAAAGACGAGGTCCTGCAAGGGTTCTGGGCGGACTACGACGCCTGGACGGACGCGCACCGCGCCACCGTCATCGGCCCGCTGATGAACAAGCTCAGGGCGTTTCTCACCCGCTCGTTCGTGCGCAACTCGATCGCTTCCGGCGCATCCTCGTTCGATATCGGCGACGTGCTCGACGGCGGGCTGTGCCTGGTCCGTATCCCCAAGGGCGTGCTCGGTGAGCAGACCGCGCAGTTGCTCGGATCCCTGGTGGTGGCCAAGACCTGGCAGGGCGCGAGCCGCCGGGCCCGCCTGGCCCAGCACCAGCGCGTCGATGCCGGCCTGTATCTCGATGAGTGCCAGAACTTCCTGTCGCTGCCGTATCCGATGGAGGACATGCTCGCCGAGGCCCGCGGCTACCGCCTCAGCCTCACCCTCGCGCACCAGAACCTCGCCCAGTTGCCGCGCGACCTGCGTGAGGGTGTGAGCGCGAACGCCCGTTCGAAGGTGTTCTTCAACGCCTCACCGGAGGACTCGCGGGACCTCGAGCGGCACACCTCGCCCCTGCTGGTCGCCCACGACCTCTCGCACCTCGGCGTCTACCAGGCCGCAGCCCGTCTGGTCTCGCGCGGTGAGGAGCGCAGCGCGTTCACGCTGACCACGATCCCGCTGCCCCCGGAGATCCCCGGCCGCGCGCAACTGGTGCGCGAACGCTCCCGCGAGGTGTTCGGCCGAGCCCCGGCCACCCCCGACGACCTGCCGCACACCAACACCACCCCCGTCGGCGCCGACCCGCGCGACTAG
- a CDS encoding VirB4 family type IV secretion system protein: MKLATRRRIRGHTSLGLAPVPAPDAVEVTSRHLVVGDQYAASFAVTGYPAEVHAGWLEPLTTYPGRLDIALHITPIDPATAATKLRRQRARLESNRRSDHERGRLLDPEAEAAAQDAADLAYRLARGEGKLFRVGLYLTVYAADEQSLAREIAAVRALASGLLVTTAPTTFRQLSGWAACLPLGIDTVGVTRTFDTGALSAAFPFTSPDLAPADPTDPATPASGVLYGVNAASSGLVLWDRWAQDNHNSITLARSGAGKSYFTKLDVLRSLYAGVQVFVIDPEDEYTRLTRAVGGTVLLLGTDGVRLNPFDLPQHAADPQAAATGVNLLLRRSSFIHTFVQVLLGTTLDAQRRAVLDKAVLAAYASRGINTDPRTWTRPAPILADLVEALARHGEAGADLAAQLEPYTVGSWAGLFDGPTTTEPTGHLVSISLRELPDELRTVGTLLVLDAVWRQVTSPQQRRRLVVVDEAWLLMRDPEGARFLLRMAKAARKRWAGLAVITQDAADVLSSDLGAAIVANSATQVLLRQAPQAMDAVTSAFRLSDGEAALIASAPQGLGLLAAGSARVSFEVIASPFEHDLASTSPADSAEEEEVDSYFADQSSPPDLDLPAAFGHFDDPDGELL, from the coding sequence GTGAAACTCGCCACCCGCCGGCGCATCCGAGGCCACACATCCCTGGGCCTCGCTCCTGTACCGGCCCCCGACGCCGTGGAAGTGACCTCCCGGCACCTGGTGGTCGGCGACCAGTACGCCGCCAGCTTCGCGGTCACCGGCTACCCGGCCGAAGTGCACGCCGGGTGGCTCGAACCGCTCACCACCTACCCCGGGCGGCTCGACATCGCACTGCACATCACCCCGATCGACCCGGCCACCGCCGCGACGAAACTGCGCCGCCAGCGCGCCCGGCTCGAGTCCAACCGCCGCTCGGATCACGAGCGCGGACGCCTGCTCGACCCTGAGGCCGAGGCCGCCGCCCAGGACGCCGCCGATCTCGCCTACCGGCTCGCACGCGGGGAGGGGAAACTCTTCCGCGTCGGGCTGTACCTGACCGTCTACGCCGCCGACGAGCAATCGTTGGCGCGCGAGATCGCCGCCGTGCGCGCGCTCGCCTCGGGCCTGCTGGTCACCACCGCGCCCACCACCTTCCGACAGCTCTCGGGGTGGGCCGCGTGCCTGCCGCTGGGGATCGACACGGTCGGGGTCACCCGCACCTTCGACACCGGCGCGCTCAGCGCAGCATTCCCGTTCACCTCCCCGGACCTCGCCCCGGCCGATCCCACCGATCCCGCGACCCCGGCCTCTGGAGTGCTCTACGGCGTGAACGCCGCGAGCAGCGGGCTGGTGTTGTGGGACCGGTGGGCGCAGGACAACCACAACTCGATCACCCTCGCCCGCTCCGGGGCCGGCAAGTCCTACTTCACCAAACTCGACGTGCTCCGCTCCCTCTACGCCGGGGTGCAGGTGTTCGTGATCGACCCCGAGGACGAATACACGCGGTTGACCCGCGCGGTCGGCGGGACAGTGCTCTTGCTCGGCACCGACGGGGTGCGCCTGAACCCGTTCGACCTGCCCCAGCACGCCGCCGACCCGCAGGCCGCGGCGACGGGGGTGAACCTGCTGCTGCGCCGCTCGAGCTTCATCCACACCTTCGTCCAGGTCCTGCTCGGCACCACCCTCGACGCCCAACGCCGGGCGGTACTCGACAAGGCGGTGCTCGCGGCCTATGCGTCGCGCGGGATCAACACCGACCCGCGCACCTGGACGCGCCCGGCCCCGATTCTCGCCGACCTCGTCGAAGCGCTCGCCCGGCATGGCGAGGCCGGAGCCGACCTCGCGGCGCAGCTCGAGCCGTACACGGTCGGGTCCTGGGCCGGATTGTTCGACGGGCCGACCACCACCGAGCCGACCGGGCACTTGGTCTCGATCAGCCTGCGCGAGCTGCCGGACGAGCTGCGCACCGTCGGAACGCTGCTGGTGCTCGACGCAGTCTGGCGGCAGGTCACCTCCCCGCAGCAGCGCCGCCGGCTCGTCGTGGTCGATGAGGCGTGGCTGCTCATGCGCGACCCGGAAGGGGCCAGGTTCCTGCTGCGGATGGCGAAGGCGGCGCGCAAAAGGTGGGCCGGCCTGGCCGTGATCACGCAGGACGCCGCCGACGTGCTCAGCTCAGACCTCGGGGCGGCGATCGTCGCGAACTCCGCGACCCAGGTGCTGCTGCGCCAGGCCCCGCAAGCGATGGACGCGGTTACCTCCGCGTTCCGCCTCTCCGACGGCGAAGCCGCGCTGATCGCCTCTGCGCCGCAGGGTCTGGGTCTGCTGGCTGCCGGCTCCGCCCGGGTCTCCTTCGAAGTGATCGCCTCGCCGTTCGAGCACGACTTGGCCTCCACCTCGCCGGCTGACTCGGCGGAAGAGGAGGAGGTCGACAGCTACTTCGCCGACCAATCTTCGCCGCCTGATCTCGACCTTCCGGCTGCATTCGGCCACTTCGACGATCCCGACGGTGAACTTCTGTGA
- a CDS encoding PrgI family protein, producing MSEEYLTARIPADVDRPDVVVARLTFRQVAIIAGVGGACWLIFTAAHRAAPHAPVLLIVAPLALIVLVAAAVALATRDGLSGDRFLLAALAHARRPRLLVNHAIGADPVPLPSILPKAWRQAQGPLPATLKLPADGIDEVGILSLREHGHAGIAAASTVNFSLRTPGEQNALVAGFGRFLNALSGPVQILVRTRRLDLTALVADLEHGAVGLAHPHLEAAARDHAAFLAELSARQQLLSRQVLVVAREPAAGGSAEAGARIARRQQEAAAALTGAEIRIVSFTPAGTSVLLADAVTDPAPRT from the coding sequence GTGTCTGAGGAGTATCTGACCGCCCGGATCCCCGCGGACGTCGACCGCCCCGACGTCGTCGTTGCCCGTCTGACCTTCCGCCAGGTCGCGATCATCGCGGGGGTCGGCGGGGCGTGCTGGCTGATCTTCACCGCCGCGCATCGCGCCGCACCCCACGCCCCGGTCCTCCTCATCGTCGCGCCGCTGGCGCTGATCGTCCTGGTGGCCGCGGCTGTCGCGCTGGCCACCCGTGACGGGCTGTCCGGGGATCGGTTTCTGCTCGCGGCCCTCGCCCACGCCCGCCGCCCTCGCCTGCTGGTCAACCACGCGATCGGAGCCGATCCTGTGCCGCTTCCCTCGATCCTGCCCAAGGCCTGGCGCCAGGCCCAAGGACCGCTGCCCGCAACGCTGAAGCTGCCGGCGGACGGCATCGACGAGGTCGGAATCCTCTCCCTGCGCGAGCACGGGCACGCGGGGATCGCGGCCGCCTCGACCGTGAACTTCTCGCTGCGCACCCCGGGGGAGCAGAACGCTCTGGTCGCCGGGTTCGGCCGGTTCCTCAACGCGCTCTCGGGCCCCGTGCAGATCCTGGTGCGCACCCGTCGCCTGGATCTGACCGCGCTGGTCGCCGACCTCGAGCACGGCGCCGTCGGGCTCGCCCACCCACACCTGGAGGCCGCAGCGCGCGATCACGCCGCGTTCCTCGCCGAGCTCTCCGCCCGCCAGCAGCTGCTCTCCCGGCAGGTGCTGGTGGTTGCCCGCGAGCCCGCGGCCGGTGGCTCTGCCGAGGCCGGGGCGCGCATCGCCCGCCGCCAGCAGGAAGCCGCCGCCGCGCTGACCGGAGCGGAGATCCGCATCGTCTCCTTCACCCCGGCCGGCACCTCGGTACTGCTGGCCGACGCCGTGACCGACCCCGCCCCGCGCACCTGA
- a CDS encoding pilin, with protein sequence MPRNPSAPRRLPRLKALLTVATGALALTVLAATPALADTDVSVLAAADIPTVITNLQNWLIGILAALATLFLVLGGIRYVISNGNPGEVEKAKTAFKSAAIGYCLAILAPVVITILKGIVGG encoded by the coding sequence TTGCCTCGAAACCCCAGCGCCCCGCGCCGCCTGCCGCGCCTCAAAGCGCTGCTGACCGTCGCCACCGGCGCCCTCGCCTTGACCGTCCTCGCCGCCACTCCGGCGCTCGCCGACACTGACGTTTCGGTGCTCGCCGCGGCCGACATCCCCACCGTCATCACGAACCTGCAGAACTGGCTGATCGGCATCCTCGCCGCGCTCGCGACCCTGTTCCTGGTCCTGGGCGGCATCCGCTACGTCATCTCCAACGGCAACCCGGGCGAGGTCGAGAAGGCGAAGACCGCGTTCAAGTCGGCCGCGATCGGCTACTGCCTGGCGATCCTCGCCCCGGTTGTGATCACCATCCTCAAGGGCATCGTCGGCGGCTGA
- a CDS encoding transposase family protein, with translation MRVEAITGLVKEQVDEVVARVAGHLGTGEIARPGGRPAALGLYDSVVLVIHLLRRNPVQHVAAAFFHVSQATVSRRWDLLRPLIATVLEDLAPDPRAIIRAGTALVDGTICPTWDWKHRGDLYSVKAGYAGMNVQIACSMDGDLAAIGPMPIPGARHDAYAYAASGLKGLMDGIHQLADLGYVGVEGIDVVPYKRRPGSDLHENYKRDNKLLSGVRAAVERAVAHVKSWRILSEEGGRYRAPLEKFPEVLAAITGLINLRRFRRVAYE, from the coding sequence GTGCGCGTCGAGGCTATAACAGGGCTGGTCAAGGAACAAGTGGACGAGGTCGTGGCGCGGGTGGCCGGGCATCTGGGCACCGGCGAGATCGCCCGACCGGGCGGACGCCCTGCCGCGCTCGGCCTGTACGACTCCGTGGTCCTGGTCATCCACCTGCTGCGCAGGAACCCGGTCCAGCACGTGGCCGCGGCGTTCTTCCACGTCTCCCAGGCCACCGTCTCGCGCCGTTGGGACCTGCTGCGCCCGCTCATCGCCACGGTGCTCGAGGACCTGGCCCCCGACCCACGCGCGATCATCCGCGCCGGCACCGCGCTGGTAGACGGCACCATCTGCCCGACCTGGGACTGGAAGCACCGCGGCGACCTGTACTCGGTCAAGGCCGGATACGCGGGGATGAACGTGCAGATCGCCTGCTCGATGGACGGCGACCTCGCCGCGATCGGCCCCATGCCGATCCCCGGCGCCCGGCACGACGCCTACGCGTACGCCGCCTCGGGCCTGAAAGGCCTGATGGACGGCATCCACCAGCTCGCCGACCTCGGCTACGTCGGGGTCGAGGGCATCGACGTCGTGCCGTACAAGCGGAGACCCGGCAGCGACCTGCACGAGAACTACAAGCGAGACAACAAGCTGCTCTCCGGTGTCCGCGCGGCCGTGGAACGCGCCGTCGCCCACGTGAAGTCCTGGCGGATCCTGAGCGAAGAAGGCGGACGCTACCGCGCACCGCTTGAGAAGTTCCCCGAAGTCCTCGCCGCCATCACCGGACTCATCAACCTACGACGATTCCGGCGTGTGGCTTATGAATAG
- a CDS encoding TRM11 family SAM-dependent methyltransferase: MPEFPRRPETVVPGNGLLAGQAESTGVGTSLWLTAQQNSRTQRTGRYLPASVAHPAKMLPAIARHAIRAYTRPGEIVIDPMCGIGTTLIEAMHLGRRGFGVEYEPRWAKLAAANIAHAAAHSAAGTAEIVNADARRLLEVAPPHLHGEAALVITSPPYGASLHGQIRSTSESGLPGVHKINYRYSADKANLAHLTLDGLIDGFAAILAGCATLLRPGGIVAVTARPWRERGELIDLPSEVIAAGQRAGLIPLERCVALLAGIREGELIARPSFFQLNNVRKKRAEGHPHAVIAHEDVIILAKPESSRSSRQLKGSQVELQDTSGAAAGSSAEVRGDEPGRDS; encoded by the coding sequence ATGCCTGAGTTCCCCCGTCGCCCCGAAACCGTCGTACCCGGTAACGGCCTGCTGGCCGGACAAGCGGAATCCACCGGGGTCGGCACCTCGCTCTGGCTCACCGCTCAGCAAAACTCCCGCACCCAGCGCACCGGCCGCTACCTGCCGGCCTCGGTCGCCCACCCGGCCAAGATGCTCCCGGCCATCGCCCGCCACGCCATCCGCGCCTACACCCGCCCCGGCGAAATCGTCATCGACCCGATGTGCGGCATCGGCACCACCCTCATCGAGGCGATGCACCTCGGCCGGCGCGGCTTCGGCGTCGAGTACGAGCCGCGCTGGGCGAAGCTCGCCGCCGCGAATATCGCCCACGCCGCCGCGCACAGCGCGGCCGGCACCGCCGAGATCGTCAACGCCGATGCCCGGAGGCTCCTTGAGGTCGCGCCGCCGCATCTGCACGGCGAAGCGGCCCTCGTGATCACCTCGCCGCCCTACGGGGCGTCGCTGCACGGACAGATCCGATCCACCTCGGAAAGCGGACTGCCCGGAGTACACAAGATCAACTACCGCTACTCCGCCGACAAAGCGAACCTCGCGCACCTGACCCTCGACGGACTCATCGACGGATTCGCCGCGATCCTCGCCGGCTGCGCCACACTGCTGCGCCCCGGCGGCATCGTCGCGGTCACCGCCCGCCCGTGGCGCGAGCGCGGCGAACTGATCGACCTGCCCAGCGAAGTCATCGCCGCCGGGCAGCGCGCGGGCCTGATCCCCCTCGAGCGGTGCGTCGCGCTGCTCGCCGGGATCCGCGAGGGCGAGCTGATCGCCCGCCCGTCCTTCTTCCAACTCAACAACGTACGCAAGAAGCGGGCCGAAGGGCACCCGCACGCCGTCATCGCCCACGAGGACGTGATCATCCTCGCCAAGCCCGAAAGTTCCAGAAGTTCACGTCAACTGAAGGGTTCTCAGGTCGAACTTCAGGATACTTCCGGGGCTGCGGCGGGGTCGAGTGCTGAGGTTCGCGGGGATGAACCGGGGAGGGACTCGTGA
- a CDS encoding helix-turn-helix domain-containing protein, translated as MKWNLRMAAAKREIWKASVLQRALAERGLVLSAGKMSGLWSGQPASLKLEELDVICAVLGCEIGELLIPEPEKVAPGPEAANLAPAAGMGGPGTTPLAIVPRRTGGRSLPPPIA; from the coding sequence ATGAAGTGGAACCTGCGGATGGCCGCGGCCAAACGCGAGATCTGGAAGGCCTCGGTCCTCCAGCGCGCCCTCGCCGAGCGCGGCCTGGTCCTGTCGGCCGGGAAGATGTCGGGCCTGTGGTCCGGCCAGCCCGCCTCCCTCAAACTCGAGGAACTCGACGTGATCTGCGCCGTACTCGGCTGCGAGATCGGCGAACTGCTCATCCCCGAGCCCGAGAAGGTCGCCCCCGGGCCCGAGGCCGCGAACCTCGCACCAGCCGCCGGGATGGGCGGCCCTGGCACGACCCCGCTCGCGATCGTCCCGCGCCGCACCGGCGGGCGCTCGCTGCCCCCACCGATCGCCTGA
- a CDS encoding tyrosine-type recombinase/integrase yields the protein MALALVRDLRDVRPVATAEAVAEFEVDLMAGFVLARASAGLSDSTIRGDVSHLDLMREWFGRPLWEMAPADADVYFGKVLRGAAGGTRLARAAALSVYFEFLELRHQAELHALTGIVAVCPLDELNRPRGRKDARLRIPPSEAEMTGLFTGWGQALGSARKFAPAARTYAAARLMADTGLRANETCRLDLADVRWELGRFGKLHVRYGKGSYGSGPRERMVPLLGGAAELLRWYIQDVWGQLDRDHARPGAPLFAAERRDIDGSARRVGYETLRAGLAEAAASYLPGWAGRLTPHVLRHYCASQLYLNNMDLISIQELLGHSWVATTMRYVHVHRTRIEDAWLAGQSRAAERLKGLA from the coding sequence TTGGCGCTTGCGCTCGTGCGCGACCTGCGCGACGTTCGGCCGGTGGCGACCGCGGAAGCCGTGGCGGAGTTCGAGGTCGACCTGATGGCCGGGTTCGTGCTCGCGCGGGCGTCGGCGGGCCTGAGCGACTCGACGATCCGTGGCGATGTCAGTCACCTGGATCTGATGCGTGAGTGGTTCGGCCGGCCGTTGTGGGAGATGGCGCCGGCGGATGCCGACGTGTACTTCGGGAAGGTGCTGCGCGGTGCGGCGGGGGGCACGCGACTGGCTCGTGCCGCCGCGCTCTCGGTGTACTTCGAGTTCCTCGAGCTACGCCATCAGGCCGAGTTGCACGCGCTGACCGGCATCGTCGCCGTCTGTCCGCTCGATGAGCTCAACCGGCCGCGCGGGCGCAAGGACGCCCGGTTGCGCATCCCGCCGAGCGAGGCGGAGATGACGGGGTTGTTCACCGGGTGGGGCCAGGCGCTCGGCTCGGCCCGCAAGTTCGCCCCGGCGGCCCGTACCTATGCCGCGGCGAGGCTGATGGCCGATACCGGGCTGCGCGCGAACGAGACTTGTCGGCTCGATCTCGCCGATGTGCGCTGGGAGCTGGGCCGGTTCGGCAAGCTGCACGTGCGCTACGGCAAGGGCTCCTACGGCTCCGGTCCGCGCGAGCGGATGGTCCCGCTGCTCGGCGGTGCCGCCGAGCTGCTGCGCTGGTACATCCAGGACGTGTGGGGCCAGTTGGACCGTGACCACGCCCGGCCCGGTGCGCCGTTGTTCGCCGCCGAGCGCCGGGATATCGACGGCAGTGCGCGCCGGGTGGGCTACGAGACGCTGCGCGCGGGCCTGGCCGAGGCCGCGGCGTCGTACCTGCCGGGGTGGGCGGGCCGGCTGACCCCGCACGTGCTGCGGCACTACTGCGCCTCCCAGCTCTACCTCAACAACATGGATCTGATATCCATACAGGAACTTCTCGGGCATTCGTGGGTGGCCACGACCATGCGGTACGTTCACGTGCACCGCACCCGGATCGAGGACGCGTGGCTGGCCGGCCAGTCACGCGCGGCCGAGAGACTCAAGGGGCTGGCGTAG
- a CDS encoding XF1762 family protein has protein sequence MPTVSRRLEIRPLAFRDACDLVDALRRHRARPVGHQFSIGALDQTGRQLGATMVGRPVASHLDDGLTLEVTRLVTDASRNCCSMLLSAAWQAARAFGYLRLITNTHADESGASLRAAGWTKVRKLPPRRGWSTPTRPRRDRGTDEVARSLWRAPSPRRAENRAETAAASQTSPPTGATVSRSHTEADGRIDELPAIKDPTR, from the coding sequence ATGCCGACTGTGAGTAGAAGGCTGGAGATCAGGCCGCTTGCGTTCCGCGATGCCTGCGACCTGGTCGATGCGCTCCGCCGTCACCGCGCCAGGCCCGTTGGCCACCAGTTCTCGATCGGCGCCCTCGATCAGACAGGGAGGCAGCTCGGAGCCACGATGGTGGGGCGGCCCGTCGCGAGCCACCTTGATGACGGGCTCACCCTCGAGGTCACGAGGCTGGTCACCGACGCCTCGCGCAACTGCTGCTCGATGCTTCTCTCCGCAGCCTGGCAGGCGGCGAGAGCATTCGGCTATCTGCGTCTGATCACCAACACCCACGCCGACGAGAGCGGCGCGAGCCTTCGCGCCGCCGGGTGGACCAAGGTCCGCAAGTTACCGCCTCGACGTGGCTGGAGCACGCCGACTCGTCCAAGGAGGGACCGGGGTACCGACGAGGTCGCGCGCTCTCTGTGGCGGGCCCCATCGCCGCGCCGCGCTGAGAACCGCGCTGAGACTGCCGCAGCTTCTCAAACGTCGCCACCGACCGGAGCCACGGTGAGTCGATCGCATACGGAGGCTGATGGTCGTATCGACGAGTTGCCCGCGATTAAGGACCCCACGCGCTGA
- a CDS encoding helix-turn-helix domain-containing protein, which translates to MGDSDDSPHEVSSDSDAPAHLVQSRDQRLPPADTAPLFPLLPAGIRPLAYTPEQAAVLLAVRPSWLRRAAAAGDIACTYLGKHLRFSEDDLRAIVADNAAGPRPD; encoded by the coding sequence ATGGGCGATTCCGACGACTCGCCCCATGAGGTTTCCTCCGACTCCGACGCACCGGCGCACCTCGTTCAGTCACGCGACCAACGGCTCCCACCCGCCGACACCGCACCACTGTTCCCGCTGTTGCCCGCGGGCATCCGCCCGCTCGCCTACACGCCCGAACAGGCAGCAGTCCTGCTGGCCGTGCGCCCGTCCTGGCTGCGGCGCGCAGCAGCCGCGGGCGATATCGCGTGCACCTACCTCGGCAAGCACCTGCGCTTCTCCGAAGACGACCTGCGCGCGATCGTCGCCGACAACGCCGCCGGCCCCCGCCCGGACTAG